Proteins encoded in a region of the Clostridium beijerinckii genome:
- a CDS encoding glycosyltransferase family 4 protein, with amino-acid sequence MKICFITTTIFNLGGVQRVVSVLASELSKNNKVDVICTDRTFKVNREMYNLNSNVSIKFNSGLLHKKFTNKVICKISREVNSITGILNNSVMSDLLLYGYCPNEVQDRFINYLNTRNYDVIIGIEGYYSIVLGKISDKLNGKTIGWMHNSYDAYLNNKGKYYWKQDELFKRYIPKLNCNVVLTYDDKIKYKEKLGIDCKVIYNPLSFECNKKSSCDKKSIIFVGRLLEQQKGLDLLIKIFNIIHKKKSDWILKIVGEGPDRESLINHIEKYNLKNNVILLGQCDNVKDHYLESSIFVSTSRWEGFGLAITEAMECGLPVVAFDNSGPKEIISKPNINGVLVGDYNINKFADEIISLIENDEKRTSMSLESVKRAKDFKIDNIIKQWIQIIEK; translated from the coding sequence ATGAAAATATGTTTTATAACTACCACAATTTTTAATTTGGGAGGAGTTCAAAGAGTAGTATCTGTTTTAGCTAGTGAATTAAGTAAAAATAATAAAGTAGATGTAATTTGTACAGATAGAACTTTTAAAGTTAATAGAGAAATGTATAATTTGAATTCTAATGTAAGTATAAAGTTTAATTCGGGGCTGTTACATAAGAAGTTTACTAACAAAGTTATCTGTAAGATTTCTAGAGAGGTGAATTCTATAACTGGAATTTTAAACAATTCTGTTATGAGTGATTTATTGCTTTATGGATATTGTCCTAATGAAGTTCAAGATAGGTTTATAAATTATCTAAATACAAGAAATTATGATGTTATCATAGGTATAGAAGGTTATTATAGTATAGTTCTTGGAAAAATAAGTGATAAGTTAAATGGTAAGACTATAGGATGGATGCATAATTCTTATGATGCGTATTTAAATAATAAGGGCAAATATTATTGGAAGCAAGACGAGTTGTTTAAAAGATATATACCAAAATTAAATTGTAATGTAGTTTTAACTTATGATGACAAGATTAAATATAAAGAAAAGTTAGGAATAGATTGCAAGGTGATTTATAACCCTTTAAGTTTTGAATGTAATAAAAAATCTTCGTGCGATAAGAAAAGTATAATTTTTGTTGGAAGATTGCTAGAGCAGCAAAAGGGATTAGATCTTCTTATTAAAATTTTTAATATAATTCACAAAAAGAAAAGTGATTGGATTTTAAAAATAGTTGGAGAAGGTCCTGATAGAGAAAGTCTGATAAATCATATTGAAAAGTATAATCTAAAAAATAATGTAATATTGCTTGGTCAATGTGATAATGTTAAAGATCATTATTTGGAATCTTCAATTTTTGTTTCAACTTCAAGATGGGAAGGCTTTGGATTAGCTATCACAGAAGCAATGGAATGCGGATTGCCAGTAGTGGCTTTTGATAATTCTGGTCCTAAAGAAATAATAAGCAAGCCTAACATAAATGGAGTTTTAGTTGGGGATTATAATATTAACAAATTCGCTGATGAGATTATATCGTTAATAGAAAATGATGAGAAAAGAACAAGTATGTCATTAGAATCTGTAAAAAGAGCTAAAGATTTTAAGATAGATAATATTATTAAACAGTGGATTCAAATTATAGAAAAATAA
- a CDS encoding glycosyltransferase family 2 protein, with product MISVIIPVYNVEEYIKECLDSLLMQTYKDLQILIVDDGSTDKTMDIVKDYEDKFEDFTILYQKNQGVSVARNTAFDCIKGEYTIYIDPDDFLESDMLENMYNRAEKVNVDIVISEYYVYYDEKDSRNYIEKYRVDPRKIYNNYEVMNLMLNYELQGQLWNKFFRTELLKQIKFKFEPHRYIQDAFPVFKAIHSSKGIAFIDKPLYYYRQRATSTVHKKNAKLAEDYYFAMSSIINYIEDKNIKVDKKSLNIFRVKVLSHFIAHYTNAHEGNNLKSFKKSKYDELSVKNKDFLFLKEISKDDKLKLFLWNCGLYPVLKKIKNR from the coding sequence ATGATAAGTGTTATTATTCCAGTTTATAATGTTGAAGAGTATATTAAAGAATGTTTAGATAGTCTTTTAATGCAGACGTATAAAGATTTGCAAATATTGATTGTTGATGATGGATCAACGGATAAAACTATGGATATAGTTAAAGATTATGAAGATAAATTTGAAGATTTCACTATATTGTATCAAAAAAATCAAGGTGTATCTGTTGCTAGAAACACAGCATTTGATTGTATAAAAGGTGAATATACTATATATATTGATCCAGATGATTTTTTAGAATCAGATATGCTTGAGAATATGTACAATAGAGCAGAAAAAGTTAATGTGGATATAGTAATAAGTGAATATTACGTATATTATGATGAAAAAGATAGCAGAAACTATATTGAGAAATATAGAGTAGATCCAAGAAAAATATATAACAATTATGAGGTTATGAATCTTATGCTGAATTATGAATTGCAAGGTCAATTATGGAATAAGTTTTTTAGAACTGAATTATTGAAACAGATTAAGTTTAAGTTTGAACCTCATAGATATATTCAGGATGCATTTCCAGTTTTTAAAGCAATACATTCTAGCAAGGGAATAGCTTTCATAGATAAACCATTGTATTACTATAGACAAAGAGCAACATCAACAGTTCATAAGAAAAATGCTAAGCTCGCAGAAGATTACTATTTTGCTATGAGTAGTATTATAAATTATATAGAAGATAAAAATATAAAAGTAGATAAGAAAAGCTTAAACATTTTTAGAGTCAAAGTTCTATCTCATTTTATAGCTCACTACACTAATGCACATGAGGGGAATAATCTAAAAAGTTTTAAGAAAAGTAAGTATGATGAATTAAGTGTGAAAAATAAAGATTTTTTATTTTTAAAGGAAATATCTAAAGACGATAAATTAAAGTTATTTTTATGGAATTGTGGTTTATACCCAGTTCTGAAGAAAATAAAAAATAGATGA
- a CDS encoding glycosyltransferase family 1 protein — MENKTLRVLQVVDSLGAGGIQAFILNINRNMHLDKIKFDYVVYKNKEETEFYDESVEKMGGEIICLEKNTGIKRLKSFMDLYRLQKDKKYSVVHIHGDRAKSFFEAVVFKICKTPTIIMHSHNDRISRDKRFYHLHLGIQNIIRSLWKYVVDYEFACSTNAAQWMFSKEDVRDEKAKVINNGIDEKKFIYNKNVREEYRRKLKLEDKFVLTHVGRFSYQKNHDFLIDIFNSVNKQYSNSVLLLIGEGELKEKIQDKVRSLNLEDKVIFYGLCNEIHNILQASDIFVFPSHYEGLPVVGIEVQAAALMAVASDAISNEIKITHYWKSLSLDSPPEEWAKIILKYKDGYSRKDTSEDIIKSGFSAMAISRNLENLYMNVDNNQKSGNK; from the coding sequence ATGGAAAATAAAACGTTAAGAGTTCTCCAAGTTGTGGATTCATTAGGAGCTGGAGGAATTCAAGCCTTTATATTAAATATAAATAGAAATATGCATTTAGATAAAATTAAATTTGATTATGTAGTATATAAGAATAAAGAAGAAACTGAATTCTATGATGAAAGTGTTGAGAAAATGGGTGGAGAAATAATATGTCTAGAAAAAAATACTGGGATTAAAAGGCTGAAATCTTTTATGGATTTATATAGATTGCAAAAAGATAAAAAATATTCAGTAGTACATATACACGGGGATCGTGCAAAAAGCTTTTTTGAAGCAGTTGTTTTTAAGATATGTAAAACACCTACAATTATTATGCATTCACATAATGATAGAATAAGCAGAGATAAGAGGTTTTATCATTTACATTTAGGAATACAGAACATTATAAGAAGTCTTTGGAAATATGTAGTTGATTATGAATTTGCATGCTCAACTAATGCGGCACAATGGATGTTTTCCAAGGAAGATGTAAGAGATGAAAAAGCCAAGGTTATAAATAATGGTATTGATGAAAAAAAGTTTATTTATAATAAAAATGTAAGAGAAGAATATAGAAGAAAATTAAAGTTGGAAGACAAATTTGTATTAACTCATGTGGGACGCTTTAGCTATCAAAAAAACCATGATTTCTTAATAGATATTTTTAATTCTGTGAATAAGCAATATAGTAATTCAGTGCTATTGCTAATTGGAGAGGGAGAATTAAAAGAAAAGATTCAGGATAAGGTTAGATCACTGAATTTAGAGGATAAAGTAATATTTTATGGACTTTGTAATGAAATTCATAACATTCTACAAGCGTCTGATATATTTGTTTTCCCATCTCATTATGAGGGGCTTCCAGTGGTTGGAATAGAAGTTCAAGCCGCAGCTTTGATGGCTGTAGCTTCTGATGCTATAAGCAATGAAATAAAAATAACTCATTATTGGAAATCTCTTTCTTTAGATAGTCCACCAGAGGAATGGGCAAAGATAATTCTGAAATATAAAGATGGATATAGTAGAAAGGATACCTCTGAAGATATTATAAAATCAGGTTTTAGTGCTATGGCAATATCAAGAAACTTGGAAAACTTATATATGAATGTTGATAATAATCAAAAAAGTGGTAATAAATAA
- a CDS encoding acyltransferase, with the protein MMIGKGIKYLRSLMRIIVLKIRYSNRIEFKIKNLKSLYIGKGVKIRISKGNVLSLGNNVYIEDYCSFECINGSIYVGENTFFNTNNKVVSLEKISIGSDCLFGPNIGIFDHDHRYDISDKPIISQGYNTKEINIGNNIWIGCNSTITRGVNICDKVVVAANSVVTKNIVNKGIYGGVPAKLIKEL; encoded by the coding sequence ATGATGATTGGAAAAGGCATTAAGTATTTAAGATCATTAATGAGAATTATTGTATTAAAAATAAGATATAGTAATAGAATTGAGTTTAAAATTAAGAATTTAAAATCACTTTATATAGGTAAAGGTGTAAAAATAAGAATAAGTAAAGGAAATGTATTATCTCTTGGCAATAATGTTTATATCGAAGATTATTGCAGCTTCGAATGTATAAATGGAAGTATTTATGTTGGAGAGAATACATTTTTTAATACTAATAATAAAGTAGTATCTTTAGAAAAAATAAGTATCGGATCAGATTGTTTATTTGGACCTAATATAGGGATTTTTGATCATGATCATCGCTATGATATTAGCGATAAGCCAATAATATCTCAAGGCTATAATACTAAAGAAATAAATATAGGTAATAATATTTGGATTGGGTGTAATTCTACTATTACACGTGGAGTAAATATATGCGACAAAGTTGTTGTTGCTGCAAATTCAGTTGTAACTAAAAACATTGTTAATAAAGGGATTTACGGTGGGGTTCCCGCTAAACTTATTAAAGAACTGTAA
- a CDS encoding glycosyltransferase: MNILYLNRGMGLGGVEKCIIQLCKLFNSSNKVIVASMGGELTKDLEKMGVKHYNILNTDSKNPDVILNNLIAIYKIVKKENIDIIHSHHRMTTLLAKLISKITKVKVIHTQHLCIEDKFKLTNVSLKGIKTITVSEAAKRILIEKAGLEERNIKTIYNTVETEHDSKEVDDKLLELKKKGYFIAAQVSRIVDYKGVYDFISIAKSTALENEKIKFVLIGDGPELSNIKELIRKEKLEDYIYPLGAKDNIIEYLKYIDVLLLCSYIEGLPLTPLEAFSQGIPVVATNIDGTNEEIENGYNGYLVEAKDIEGFKEKIVELYEDEEKYSYMKGNCFEIFNNKFNKEIYFKLHLKKYKEILSNERK; encoded by the coding sequence ATGAATATATTATATCTTAACAGAGGTATGGGTCTTGGAGGAGTTGAGAAATGTATTATTCAACTATGTAAATTATTCAATAGTAGTAATAAAGTTATAGTTGCAAGTATGGGTGGTGAATTAACTAAGGATTTAGAAAAGATGGGAGTTAAACACTACAATATTTTAAATACAGATTCCAAGAATCCTGATGTTATATTAAATAACTTAATAGCTATATATAAGATAGTGAAAAAAGAAAATATAGATATAATTCATAGTCATCATAGAATGACAACATTATTAGCTAAATTAATATCGAAAATTACTAAAGTTAAAGTAATACATACTCAACATTTATGTATAGAAGATAAGTTTAAGTTAACGAATGTATCTTTAAAAGGTATTAAAACAATAACTGTAAGTGAAGCAGCTAAAAGAATTTTAATTGAAAAGGCTGGTTTAGAAGAAAGGAATATAAAAACTATATATAACACTGTAGAAACTGAGCATGATAGTAAAGAAGTTGATGATAAGCTTTTAGAGCTAAAGAAAAAAGGATACTTTATAGCAGCTCAAGTAAGTAGAATAGTAGATTATAAAGGAGTTTATGATTTTATTTCTATAGCAAAAAGTACTGCATTAGAAAATGAAAAAATAAAGTTTGTATTAATAGGCGATGGACCAGAATTAAGCAATATTAAAGAACTTATAAGGAAAGAGAAATTAGAAGATTATATTTATCCGCTGGGAGCTAAGGATAACATTATAGAATACCTAAAATATATAGATGTATTATTACTATGTTCCTATATAGAAGGTTTACCTCTAACTCCGCTAGAAGCATTTTCACAAGGAATTCCAGTTGTAGCTACCAATATAGATGGAACAAATGAAGAAATAGAAAATGGATATAATGGATATTTAGTAGAGGCTAAAGATATTGAAGGCTTTAAAGAAAAAATAGTTGAATTATATGAAGATGAAGAAAAATATTCTTATATGAAGGGGAATTGCTTTGAAATTTTCAATAATAAATTCAATAAAGAGATATATTTTAAATTGCATCTTAAAAAATATAAAGAAATTTTAAGCAATGAAAGAAAATAA
- the pssE gene encoding PssE/Cps14G family polysaccharide biosynthesis glycosyltransferase: MIFVTVGTHEQGMERLFIQLDKLIESGDIKEEVFAQVGYCNYEPKNYEYKKMIGYDEMDEYVRKSDIIITHGGPGSIFHPLQYNKVPIVVPRDPEFDEHVDDHQILFTKRLDKNSKIIGVYDIEDLCSVISNYKELSAKCNTYSSNKNDFIRKFDNVIGQIM; this comes from the coding sequence TTGATATTTGTAACAGTAGGAACACATGAACAAGGTATGGAAAGATTATTTATCCAATTGGATAAATTAATTGAAAGTGGAGATATTAAAGAAGAAGTATTTGCTCAAGTTGGGTACTGTAATTATGAGCCTAAAAATTATGAATACAAGAAAATGATTGGATATGATGAAATGGATGAATATGTGAGAAAAAGTGATATAATCATAACTCACGGAGGACCAGGAAGTATATTTCATCCTCTCCAATATAATAAGGTTCCAATTGTAGTGCCAAGAGATCCAGAGTTTGATGAACATGTTGATGATCATCAAATACTTTTTACCAAAAGATTAGATAAAAATTCAAAGATCATTGGAGTATATGATATAGAAGATTTATGTAGCGTAATAAGTAATTATAAAGAATTATCGGCAAAATGTAATACATATAGTTCTAATAAAAATGACTTCATTAGAAAGTTTGATAATGTAATCGGCCAGATAATGTAG
- the pssD gene encoding PssD/Cps14F family polysaccharide biosynthesis glycosyltransferase yields the protein MKVCFITSSGGHLTHLIQLKEWWKDKERFWVTFEKEDSKSILKDEKKYWCYFPTNRNIKNLIKNTFLSIKILLKEKPDLIVSTGAAPAIPFFYIGKLFGAKVVYIEVYDRIEKPTITGKVVYPISDLFILQWEEQKKFYPRGQVLEGLF from the coding sequence ATGAAGGTATGTTTTATAACATCAAGTGGTGGTCACTTAACTCATTTAATCCAATTAAAAGAGTGGTGGAAAGATAAGGAGAGATTTTGGGTAACCTTTGAAAAGGAAGATTCTAAATCAATACTTAAAGATGAAAAAAAATATTGGTGCTATTTTCCCACCAATAGAAATATAAAAAATTTAATCAAAAATACATTTCTATCAATAAAAATATTACTTAAAGAAAAACCAGATTTAATTGTCAGCACTGGTGCAGCGCCTGCAATTCCATTTTTCTATATTGGGAAATTATTTGGTGCAAAAGTTGTTTATATTGAAGTGTATGATAGGATAGAAAAACCAACTATAACGGGGAAGGTAGTTTATCCTATAAGCGATTTATTTATATTACAATGGGAAGAACAAAAGAAGTTTTACCCAAGAGGACAAGTATTGGAGGGATTATTTTGA
- a CDS encoding UDP-glucose dehydrogenase family protein — translation MKIVVAGTGYVGLVTGACLSEIGHNVTCVDIDKSKVEMMKQGISPIYEPGLDELLKRNHDEGRLDFTIDYKNAYKDADLIFIGVGTPEREDGSANLDYVFNVCRQIAENAERDCLVVVKSTVPIGTNDRIEEFLKENVKNNIQIEVASNPEFLAQGTAVVDTLYAKRIVIGVESKKAEELLKEVYEGYNQPIVVTNRRSAEMVKYASNDFLALKISFMNEIANFCEMVGADVEDVAKGMSFDPRIGDKFLNAGIGYGGSCFPKDTKALHWLANDNGYELKTIKATIEVNENQKYKLFRQAKNKFGSLRGLKVAVLGLTFKPGTDDLREAPSIPNVRRLLDEGAEIIAYDPVGVENFKKIYTDVKYVSTPEEALKDADMTFIFTEWNEIKSLDLSVYEKLMYTPIIFDGRNCYKVKEAKERQIDYYSIGRKSVLNLEEKALSKVKTAMVI, via the coding sequence ATGAAAATAGTAGTAGCAGGAACAGGATACGTAGGTTTAGTTACTGGAGCATGTCTTTCGGAAATTGGACATAATGTAACTTGCGTTGATATAGATAAAAGTAAAGTTGAAATGATGAAACAAGGAATTTCACCAATATATGAACCAGGATTAGATGAACTTTTAAAAAGAAATCACGATGAAGGTAGATTAGATTTTACAATAGATTATAAAAATGCTTATAAAGATGCTGATTTGATATTCATAGGGGTTGGAACTCCGGAAAGAGAAGATGGATCAGCAAATTTAGATTATGTGTTTAATGTATGTAGACAAATTGCTGAAAATGCTGAAAGAGATTGTTTAGTAGTGGTTAAATCAACAGTACCAATAGGAACTAATGATAGAATTGAAGAGTTTTTAAAGGAAAATGTTAAAAATAATATTCAAATAGAAGTAGCGTCAAACCCAGAATTTTTAGCGCAAGGAACCGCAGTTGTCGATACTTTATATGCAAAGAGAATTGTAATAGGAGTTGAATCTAAAAAAGCGGAAGAACTTTTAAAAGAGGTTTATGAGGGCTACAATCAACCAATTGTTGTTACGAATAGAAGAAGTGCAGAAATGGTTAAATATGCATCAAACGACTTTTTAGCACTTAAGATATCATTTATGAATGAAATAGCAAACTTCTGCGAAATGGTTGGAGCAGATGTTGAAGATGTAGCTAAAGGAATGAGTTTTGATCCAAGAATCGGTGATAAATTCTTAAATGCTGGAATCGGATATGGCGGATCATGCTTCCCTAAGGATACAAAGGCACTTCATTGGCTTGCAAATGACAATGGATATGAATTAAAAACAATAAAAGCAACAATAGAAGTAAATGAAAATCAAAAATATAAATTATTTAGACAAGCTAAGAATAAATTTGGAAGTTTAAGAGGATTAAAAGTGGCTGTGCTTGGATTAACATTTAAACCTGGAACAGATGATTTAAGAGAAGCTCCATCTATACCAAATGTAAGAAGATTATTAGATGAAGGTGCTGAAATAATTGCATATGATCCAGTTGGAGTTGAGAATTTCAAAAAGATATACACTGATGTTAAGTACGTAAGTACTCCAGAAGAAGCTTTAAAGGATGCAGATATGACATTCATATTTACAGAGTGGAATGAAATTAAATCCTTAGATCTAAGTGTATATGAAAAGCTTATGTATACTCCAATTATATTTGACGGTAGAAATTGTTATAAAGTTAAAGAGGCTAAAGAAAGACAAATAGATTATTATTCAATTGGAAGAAAATCTGTATTGAATTTAGAAGAAAAAGCTTTAAGTAAAGTAAAAACAGCAATGGTAATATAG
- a CDS encoding sugar transferase, giving the protein MQQVEISKREFVFQEKVENRGKYYFFKRITDILCSSFGLLVLSPIFLIVGVLIKLESKGSVIFSQERIGKDGNVFKMYKFRSMVANAEELKDKLCHKNEMSGPMFKMKDDPRVTKIGKFIRKTSIDELPQLFNVLKGDMSLVGPRPSLPKEVEKFDNWMMTRLEVKPGLTCYWQVSGRNDIDFEDWMKLDIKYVRERNTLVDIKLIFKTFFVLFGDKHAS; this is encoded by the coding sequence ATGCAACAAGTAGAAATTAGTAAGAGAGAATTTGTGTTTCAAGAGAAAGTAGAAAATAGAGGTAAATATTATTTTTTTAAGAGAATTACAGATATACTTTGTTCGTCATTTGGGTTATTAGTTTTAAGTCCAATATTCTTGATTGTTGGAGTTTTAATTAAGCTTGAATCAAAAGGATCTGTAATTTTTTCGCAAGAAAGAATTGGTAAAGACGGTAATGTATTTAAAATGTATAAATTTAGATCTATGGTTGCTAATGCCGAAGAGCTAAAAGATAAGCTGTGTCATAAAAATGAGATGAGCGGACCTATGTTTAAGATGAAGGATGATCCAAGAGTAACTAAAATAGGTAAATTTATAAGAAAGACAAGCATAGATGAACTTCCACAATTGTTTAATGTTCTAAAAGGTGATATGAGTTTAGTCGGACCTAGACCATCTCTTCCAAAAGAAGTAGAAAAATTTGATAATTGGATGATGACAAGGCTTGAAGTAAAACCTGGTTTAACATGTTACTGGCAGGTATCAGGAAGAAATGATATTGATTTTGAAGATTGGATGAAACTAGATATTAAGTATGTAAGGGAAAGAAATACTTTAGTTGATATTAAGTTAATATTTAAAACATTTTTTGTGCTGTTTGGAGACAAGCATGCAAGTTAA
- a CDS encoding glycoside hydrolase family 13 protein, protein MNWQKELVAYQIYPRSFKDSNGDGIGDLQGIIEKLDYLKDLGIDLIWISPIYKSPNDDNGYDISDYREILKEFGTMEDFDNLLKEVHKRGMRLIMDLVINHTSDEHPWFIEARSSKDNTKRDWYIWRKGKKSTYNEENLEPNNWASIFGGSAWEYDSDGDEYYLHLFSKKMPDLNWENEDLRNALYEMINWWLDKGIDGFRVDAISHIKKCDYSDMPNPDNLKYVPSFDKHMKQPGIEVLLQDLKEHTFDKYDIFTIAEASGVTVNDLEEWSGNEKGKFSMIFQFEHMHLWNMDNAEKSLLVDFKKTLSRWQDAVYKDGWIALFLENHDLTRCVSKLGNDKGYWKESAKALALMYFMQMGTPFIYQGQEIGMTNADYDNIDDFDDISTVHSYEERVENGVSEEEALAIVKATTRDNSRTPMQWNSTYNGGFTTGTSWIKVNKNYKEINVEDQLKDTDSILNFYKKMIKIRKENKALVYGRYDIILEENDKIYAYTRTSNNQKYIIITNISEENVKFYYEEEKLKYEELLLSNYEVDKHEDMTKFILRPYEARLYRLY, encoded by the coding sequence ATGAATTGGCAAAAGGAGTTAGTAGCTTATCAAATATATCCAAGAAGCTTTAAAGATTCTAATGGAGATGGAATAGGGGATTTACAAGGAATAATTGAAAAATTAGATTATTTAAAAGATTTAGGTATTGATTTAATTTGGATAAGTCCAATATACAAGTCTCCTAATGACGATAATGGATATGATATTAGTGATTATAGAGAAATTCTTAAGGAATTTGGTACCATGGAGGATTTTGATAATTTATTAAAGGAAGTTCATAAAAGAGGAATGCGTTTAATTATGGATTTGGTTATAAACCATACTTCAGATGAACATCCATGGTTTATAGAAGCAAGGAGTTCAAAAGATAATACAAAGAGAGATTGGTATATTTGGCGAAAGGGTAAAAAATCTACATATAATGAAGAGAATTTAGAACCAAATAACTGGGCAAGTATATTTGGAGGTTCAGCCTGGGAATATGATTCTGATGGTGATGAGTATTATTTACATTTATTTAGTAAGAAAATGCCAGATCTTAATTGGGAAAATGAAGATTTAAGAAATGCACTTTATGAAATGATTAATTGGTGGCTGGATAAGGGGATAGATGGATTTCGCGTAGATGCAATTAGTCATATTAAAAAGTGTGATTACAGTGATATGCCAAATCCAGATAATTTGAAGTATGTTCCATCTTTTGATAAGCATATGAAGCAGCCGGGTATAGAAGTTCTCTTGCAGGATTTAAAAGAACATACTTTTGATAAATACGATATATTTACTATAGCAGAAGCAAGCGGTGTAACAGTAAATGATTTGGAAGAGTGGTCTGGAAATGAAAAAGGGAAGTTTTCTATGATATTTCAATTTGAACATATGCATTTATGGAATATGGATAATGCTGAAAAATCTTTATTAGTGGATTTTAAAAAGACGTTATCTAGATGGCAGGACGCTGTTTATAAAGATGGTTGGATTGCTTTATTTCTTGAAAACCATGATTTAACAAGATGTGTATCAAAGCTTGGAAATGATAAAGGATATTGGAAAGAAAGTGCCAAAGCGTTAGCTTTAATGTATTTCATGCAAATGGGAACCCCATTTATTTATCAAGGACAAGAAATTGGAATGACAAATGCAGATTATGATAATATTGATGATTTTGATGATATTTCAACAGTGCATAGTTACGAAGAGAGAGTAGAAAATGGGGTATCAGAAGAAGAAGCACTTGCAATTGTGAAAGCGACTACGAGAGATAATTCAAGAACACCAATGCAGTGGAATAGTACATATAATGGTGGTTTTACTACAGGAACTTCATGGATAAAAGTAAATAAGAATTATAAAGAAATTAATGTAGAAGATCAGCTAAAAGATACTGATTCTATATTGAATTTTTACAAAAAAATGATAAAAATCAGAAAAGAAAATAAGGCTTTAGTATATGGCAGGTATGATATAATATTAGAAGAGAATGATAAAATATATGCTTATACAAGAACTTCAAATAATCAAAAATATATAATAATTACTAATATATCAGAAGAAAATGTAAAGTTTTATTATGAGGAAGAAAAATTGAAATATGAAGAATTACTTCTTTCAAATTATGAAGTTGATAAACATGAGGATATGACAAAATTTATATTAAGACCATATGAAGCACGATTATATAGATTGTATTAA